The Pongo abelii isolate AG06213 chromosome 19, NHGRI_mPonAbe1-v2.0_pri, whole genome shotgun sequence genome includes the window GTGCTGGGCAGGTATGCGGGGCTGACGTAGTGCCTTTGTGGCAGCAGTTTCGTGGCACAGATTCTGCCAGCTGGTTCTGGAGTCTTGCCCTGAGGAGGTGGCCAGGGTGAGGGTGCCAGTGCAGGAACCTTTGGCGCATGCTTCACCCTGGCCTGGGATCTGCAGCCTGGGTCCAGATGCCCACAACTGGAGTCTGACGCTCCTTTTCTCTTCATGGGGGACTCCCAGAGGTCTCTGCAATGACCAGGGCTCTGGTTGCCCCATGCCTCAGCTGCAACTCCAGCTGACCCTCCTTCCCCACTCTCTGGGTGGCATTACGGGGGTGTGGATCCCTTGCCAAGAGGTTGGCACGTGGGTGTGCTGGAATGGCATAGGGAGAATGCACCGAGTTTGTTTGCTTGGGAGAGGGGCAGGGGGTATCCAGAAGATTCATGATTCGTCATCGCCTCTCTTGGGGGATTTTTACCCCTTTGCCCTGAGTTGTGCCTTTGGGACAAAGGAAGCCTTTCTTTGCCAGCCAACACCCTGTACTGGCGGGCGAGCTCCCCAGGGCTGGCACGCTGGGGCAGCCTCTGAGTGCACAGGGTGGACCTAGTCAGAAGACGCCTTTGCCCTGAAATCCCTCTACTTCCCAAGCACACAAGCTTTCTCCTGCTGTTAAACCTGCAGTGTGCAAGGGATATGGGCGGAGGGGTCCTTCAGTCAGGCTTCTCCCTGTCTGAGGTGGCATGACCCAGAGTGAATTTGGATGGGGTGGCCAGGTCCGAGAAGGTCCCCCGCCAGTGTCCTCTGACCCATCTGCTCCCTCCTGCCAGTGTGCACCGGCACAGACATGAAGCTGCGGCTCCCTGCCAGTCCCGAGACCCACCTGGACATGCTCCGCCACCTCTACCAGGGCTGCCAGGTGGTGCAAGGAAACCTGGAACTCACCTACCTGCCCACCAATGCCAGCCTCTCCTTCCTGCAGGTGAGGCCCGTGGGCAACccagccaggccctgcctccaGCTGGGCTGAGCCCTCTGTTTACAGGTGGGTGGCAGAAGAAGGTGCCCTGCCCTTCTGTTTCCTCTCTTGTTGTGGTTTCTCAACCAGGAAGTCCTTTCTAACGTCTAACCCCCATTTGTTTTACTGCAGAATCAGTTGACTCTCTCTATAACGTGACTGGCCGAGGTCGTCTCTGGATGGGATGCGTCTGTGTTTCCGCTAAATCTTGTGCTCTCTTGCCAGCATGATCATGTCCCCTGTCCACCTGCCCCAGCCACTCTCTCTTTCCCACCTACAGCAGCAGAAAGGGCTGGTGAGAAGGGTGGATTACAGGCCCGGTTCTGCCACTGACGAGCCCTATGAATGTGGCCTACACCCCCTTAGCGTcactgggtctcagtttccctatctgtatgTTGGGAGCAACATACAGAAGCTCAAAAGAGAAATGTCTGTGAAAAGGTTATGAACAGGAGAGAGGATGGAAACCAAGCTGCTAGATCACGTCCACAGACCCTGGAGTGGGGCCACATGCTTGGTTTGTCAAATTGCAGAcgccggccgggcgcgatggctcacacctataatcccagcactttgggaggccgaggcggacagatcacctgaggtcgagagtttgagaccagcctgaccaacatggagaaaccccgtctctaataaaaatacaaaattagccgggcatggtggcacatgcctataatcccagctacttgggaaggctgaggcaggagaatcgcttgaatctgggagacggaggttgcggtgagcctagattgtgccattgtactccagcctgggcaacatgagtgaaactccgtctcaaaaaaaaaaaaaaaaattgcagatgcCATCCCATCCAGGCCTTTGCTTtcactgatgaagaaactgagatacaGAGAGGGCAGGGCACCTGTTCAGAGTTTATGAAGTGCCCCCCCACCATTATCTTTCTTGATCATATAAGAATCTGGTGAGGCAAGGTGGGGCGTGatctttatctccattttatcattttatttaagcGGGAACAGGACTGCTTAGTGGCTGCGGGCCTTGCCCAAGATCTCCAAATACTGGGGAACCCCAGGGAGGCCCTGGGGGGTGGCAGTGTTCCTGTTTCAGCCCCACCCTGCTTCCCCCTCCCAGGATATCCAGGAGGTGCAGGGCTACGTGCTCATCGCTCACAACCAAGTGAGGCAGGTCCCACTGCAGAGGCTGCGGATTGTGCGAGGCACCCAGCTCTTTGAGGACAACTATGCCCTGGCCGTGCTAGACAATGGAGACCCGCTGAACAATACCACCCCTGTCACAGGGGCCTCCCCAGGAGGCCTGCGGGAGCTGCAGCTTCGAAGCCTCACAGGTGGCCTTCACCATCATTGAAACCTTCTCTTGGTTATTCAGAACTGACCAGGGCCACTGCTAACCAGGGGGAGGCTTTGTGTGCATTAGAAATGGTGTCCCTTCTGGGCAGACGCAGGCAGACCCCGGGAAGACGCCCTCAGAAGATTGGAAAAAGATTCCCCTTCTTCCTAGGAAGTTGCAGCTTGCGTCAGCACACATAATTCAATCATGAGAATGCAGGCTGGCTTTTTGCCCCCACTTGGCTGAGTGAAGTGTACAGTGAACAACCTATGTAACTATTTGCTGGCCCTGGAGCCGACTCTGCCCCAGAGTCTGGGTTCCAGGTGCTTTGCCCGCATGGCCCATTTCAGTCACGCTTTAGTCCTGTCAGGAAAGAATCAGTGTTATTCTCATTctacatatgagaaaactgaggcttgcagATATAAGGGCCAAAAGTTACACAGCTAGTGAGTAATGGGGCTGAGTTTCAGACTCCACAGTCTCTTGACCACCAAGCAGCATGCCCAGAGTAGAgctgagagggaaggagagagctgCGGTCCACGTGAGCATCTGGACCTAGCATGGATAACTCACTCCTCCCTGGCTCCCACTTTATTCTTATTGCGGGTGTGGTGGTAGGGGGGCTCAAAGATGGTGAAGATATCTTTCTCTCCTCCCTGGGGAATCTGGGGATTGTTTAAAAGGCCTGCTCCTCTTTTAGAAGGCAGGAGGGCCCCAAGGGAAGCAGAAGGTGACAGAAGGGGAAAGGGTCCTCTGATCATTGCTCACCCCACAGAGATCTTGAAAGGAGGGGTCTTGATCGAGCGGAACCCCCAGCTCTGCTACCAGGACACGATTTTGTGGAAGGACATCTTCCACAAGAACAACCAGCTGGCTGTCACACTGATAGACACCAACCGCTCTCGGGCCTGTAAGCCATGCCCCTCCCTGCTGCCTTTTCTCTCAGACAGCCTGACCCCAGCCCCAAACTCCCGACTTACAACCCAGTGCCTGCCCGCCACTGCCCCAGCCGCCTATACCACCCATTTCCTCCCTCTCCGTCCCTCCTGCCGTCTCTCTGTGCCTCTTCATCTCTGGGGTTCTCTGTCCTGTCTCCCTCTGCTTATAGGTTGTGCCTCTGGTTTGGGGGCCTGTCAGCCTGTCTGGGTCCCTCCCTTGCTGTGCAGTTGGCCTCGTGGCCTCTGCTGCTGTTTGTGCCTCTCTCCGTTATTAACCCGTCCTCTAGCTGTTAGACATCTCTCTCACTGCCTGTCTCTGGTTCTGTCCTCAGGCCACCCCTGTTCTTCGGTGTGTAAGGGCTCCCGCTGCTGGGGAGAGAGTTCTGAGGATTGTCAGAGCCGTGAGTCTCAGGGAGGCCTGGAGTCAGGGAAGGGGAGGGCCGGGGCCGGGTGGAATGCGGGTGTCATACAGGTAACATGGGAGGAGTGGGATAACAGGCTTGGGATATCTTCCCTGGGGCAGGTAGTCTCCCTAGAAGGTGATGCTGATGAGGGTCTGGTGCCCAGGGCGCCACTCAGCCCTCATCCTGCCCTTTGCCCAACAGTGACGCGCACTGTCTGTGCCGGTGGCTGTGCCCGCTGCAAGGGGCCACTGCCCACTGACTGCTGCCATGAGCAGTGTGCTGCCGGCTGCACGGGCCCCAAGCACTCTGACTGCCTGGTATGTGCCTCTGCTCTGTGCCCAATGTGCCCTACCCCCCAGGATGCAAGGGGTGGGCACCCCGCCTGGTACTGCCCTATTGCCCCTGGCACACCAGGGCAAAACAGCACAGTGACAACCAGCCACCTGTCCCCCCAGGCCTGCCTCCACTTCAACCACAGTGGCATCTGTGAGCTGCACTGCCCAGCCCTGGTCACCTACAACACAGACACCTTTGAGTCCATGCCCAATCCCGAGGGCCGATATACATTCGGCGCCAGCTGTGTGACTGCCTGTCCCTGTGAGTGCCAGGGAGAAACACAGTTTTCATCGTTTTGGTGGGGAGGTTTGTTTCTGTAAATGGGAGCATATGGGGAGCGCTATCTGCATCTTGCTTTGAGAGCTGGTCATGACAGTTCCTGCCGAACTGCCTTGTTCTTTCAACAGCTGTGGAGCAGGTGGCAGTAAGGAGAGGCAGCTAAGAGCCCAGACTtgggagccagactgcctgggtttgaaaccCAGCTCTATCAGTTAGTAGGCACGTGACCCTcttgctgtgcctcagtttcctcatcagtaaaatgggggcAAGAATAGTCCCAACCTCATAAGATGGTTATAACATTTGaaagagttaatatttgtaaagctcttagaacagtgcctggtatgtaCTAAGTGCTCCTAAATGTTACCTTTTATTCTATAGTCTGGCGAGGTCAGTTTTAcctttcgttttgtttttgagactgagtttagTTAGCTCTatcgcagtggcacgatctcggctcactgcaacctccgcctcccaggttcatgctattctcgtgtctcagcctcctgagtagctgggattacaggtgcccaccaccatgcctggctaaattttgtatttttagtagagatagggtttcatcacattggccagactggtctcgaactcctgacttcaggcgatccacctgccttggcctccgaaagtgctgggattacaggcatgagccaccgcacctggatttttttttttggcagagtctcgctctgttgcccaggctggagtgcagtggtgcaatcttggctcactgcaacctctgccttccgcattcaagcaattcttgtgcctcagactcttgtgtagctgggactacaggcatgcaccaccatggctgggtaatttttgtatttttagtagagacggagtttcactatggtggccaagctggtctcgaactcctgacctcaagtgatccgcccgccttggtctcccaaagtgctgggattataggcatgagccatcgtgcccggcctagCTCAGTTTTATTTAACAGATCACCTATTTACTGATGGGCGTTTATGGACTGGGCTGAGACCTGGGGAACCTCTTTCCTCCTCTCACAGGAACAAGAGTGGGCCTTCAGATCCTGGCTGACTGTGTTAGGGAGAGGACAAAATGTAGAGCCAGACcatttgggttcaaatcctagctcctcCACTCACTAGCACAATGACCTTGAATAATTTACAGAACTCTCCGCTTTGGTCTCCCTTTTTGCAAAATGGGAATCTCACAGTGCTGATCCTGTCCAGTTGTTGTGAGGGGTACATGGATGTCAGGGGCTGATGCGTGGTAGGGCATTTAAGTTTTGGTTATATTATTCTTCTTGTGCCTGGGCACGGTAACGCTGCTCATGGTGGTGCACGAAGGGCCAGGGTATGTGGCTACATGTTCCTGATCTCCTTAGACAACTACCTTTCTACGGACGTGGGATCCTGCACCCTCGTCTGCCCCCTGCACAACCAAGAGGTGACAGCAGAGGACGGAACACAGCGGTGTGAGAAGTGCAGCAAGCCCTGTGCCCGAGGTACCCACTCACTGCCCCCGAGGCCAGCTGCAGTTCCTGTCCCTCTGCGCATGCAGCCTGGCCCAGCCCACCCTGTCCCATCCTTCCTCAGACCCTCTTGGGACCCAGTCTCTGCCTTCTACTCTCTACCCCTGGCCCCCCTCAGCCCTACAAGTGTCCCTATATCCCCTGCCAGTGTGGGGAGGGGCCTGGACCCTGATGCCCATATGGCTGTTGACCTGTCCCTGTGTGAAGGCTGAGACGGccccttccccacccacccccaccccttcagTGTGCTATGGTCTGGGCATGGAGCACTTGCGAGAGGTGAGGGCAGTCACCAGTGCCAATATCCAGGAGTTTGCTGGCTGCAAGAAGATCTTTGGGAGCCTGGCATTTCTGCCGGAGAGCTTTGATGGGTAAGAGTGGGCACGATGGCCTGAGACAGTGTCAGGGCAGACAGAGTCCTGAGGATCCAGATGTGGCAGCATCTCTTGGGGATGGCAGGAGACAGAAGTAGGGGGGCCAAGAATGCAAAGAAAGCAGATGGGAGACCAGAGGGAGCAGGGCCTTTGGGGTGGCGGTGGTTATTTTTGTAAATGACATGCTATCCGTGAACAAGGACTTGTATGGAGGTCAGACCATCTAGATAAAGTAAAATTCCCTTTGAGTTCTtagcagctttattcaaaatATCCCAAAttggaaataactcaaatgtgCATCACTAGGTGAAGGAATAAACAAGTGGCAGTGTATCCATTTGGTGAAGTTCTACTTAGCAACCAAAGGAAATGAACTACCgatacaacatgaatgaatctcagaaacattacattgagcaaaagaagccagagacAAGATTCCATACTGTCTGATCCCCTTTATGTGAGGCTCTGAACAGAAAAAACCACTCTGTGGTGGGACAGATCAGAACGGTGGTTGCCTTAGGGTGGGGGCCCTCAAAAGGGAGGGACACAAGAACATTTCTGGGGtaatagaaatgttctatatattgATTGGGGTAGTGGATACATGAGTGAatccatttgtcaaaactcatcaaactgtatGCCAAGAGTCcgtgcattttatttattttatttttattttatttcattttattttttgagatggagtctcgctctgtcagcaggctggagtacagtggtacaatcttggctcactgcaacctccgcctgctgggttcaagcagttctcctgcctcagtctcctcagtagctgggactacaggtgcgcgccaccacgcccagctaatttttgtatttttaatagagacggggtttcaccatgttggccaggatggtctcgatctcttgatggcatgatctgcccgcctcagcctcccgaagtgctgggattacaggcgtgagccaccacgcccagtgcattttattgtatataagttatacttcaataaaaaatgaattggggccaggcacagtggctcacgcctgtaatcccagcactttgggaggccgaggcagacagatcacttgaggtcaagagttcaagaccagcctggccaacgtggtgaaaccccgtctctactaaaaatataaaaaattagccaggcttggtggcatgcgcctgtagtcccagctactcaggaggctgaggcaggagaatcgcatgaactcgggaggtggaggttgcagtgagctgagattttgccactgcactccagcctgggtgacagagtgagaccctgtctcaaaaaaaaaaaaaaagggtcaggcgcggcagtgcacacctgtaatcccagcactttgggaggctgaagcaggaagattgcttgagcccaggagctcaagaccagcatgggcaacatagtgagatcccacctctacaaaaaacacaaaaaattagccaggcatggtggtacgcacctgtagtctcagctactagggagactgaggtgggagaatcacctgagcctgggaggtggaggttgcagtgggttgagatcatgccaccgtactccagcctgggtgacagaatgagaccctgtctcaaaaaaaaaaaaaaaaaattccctttcaCACTTCCTTTACCTCCACTCCCCTTTCCAGAGGGGACCATGGTTAACAGTGTGTGTGTTCACCTAGACCGTTTATGCGtctgtagacacacacacagtgaagTGTGGTTTTCATTGTTTTGGTGGGGAGGTTGGTTTCTGTAAATGGGAACATATGGGGAACACTGTCTGCACCTTGCTTTGAGAGCCGGTCATGACAGTTCCCGTCGAACTGCCTCGTTCTTTCAATAGCTGCAGAGCAGGTGGCGGCAAGGAGAGGCAGCTAAGAGCCCAGACTtgggagccagactgcctgggtttgaaaccCAGCTCTATCACTTACTAGGCATGTGACCCTtgtgctgtgcctcagtttcttcatctgtaaagtgggggcaAGAACAGTCCCAACCTCATAAGATGgttataccaccatgcctggccagatgaTTATAAAGTTTGAATgagataatatttgtaaagcTCTTAGAACAGTGCATGGCAGATGCTAAGTGCtcctaaatgtttgtttttattatgtggCTGGGTTTTATTTAACAGCTCCCCTGTTTACTAATAGACATTTAGATCACGTTCCATTTTCACTCTTAAAAACAGTTCCACCTTGTATGTGGCTCTGGGAACATGAGCCAGTGTCTCCCTAGGCCACATTCCTAGaaacaagatttcttttttttttttttttttttgagacggagtctcgctttgtcgccaggctggtgtgcagtagtgtgatctcggctcactgcaacctcagcctcccgggttcaagtgattctcctgcctcagcctctcgagtaactgggactataggcgcgcggcaccacacccagctaatttttgtatttgtagtagagatggggtttcaccatgttggccaggatggtctccatctcttgacctcgtgatccgcccgcctcggcctcccaaagtgctgggattacaggagtgaaccactgcacccaggcagAAATAAGATTTCTGGATCAAAGGATATAAATACTGTTTTGATAGATGTTGCCAAACTAAGGCCTGGGCTTTGAAGCCCAGGAAGGGAACAGCTGGGCTCGATGGGCAAAGGGTTTGAGGGAAGGCATTCACGGTGGGGAGTGGCTGGCATGGCCAGTGCTGGGAGTGATGTCCACCCTGTTCCTGGCCCTGCTGACTCCTCTCCTCATCCCTCCAGGGACCCAGCCTCCAACACCGCCCCGCTCCAGCCAGAGCAGCTCCGAGTGTTTGAGACTCTGGAAGAGATCACAGGTGGGCTCTGTCTCTGCATCCTGCTCTGCAGGGGCTGGGAGTCCTTCTCCTGTCCCCACTCCTTTAATCTCACCCTCTGCCTGCAGGTTACCTATACATCTCAGCATGGCCAGACAGCCTGCCTGACCTCAGCGTCTTCCAGAACCTGCAAGTAATCCGGGGACGAATTCTGCACAAGTGAGCACTGAGAAAGAGGGGGCCTGATGGGGAGGAGTCCCTGTGGGAAGCTTTGGGCCTGAGGGAGTGCTCCTGTAGCAGTAACCTTTCCATGAAAGTCTGCAGAGTGTGCTGGGGATGGAGGAAGATGAGAGTAGCCTTTGCTGACCGGGAAGGGGTCCGTGGTAAGGTGCCCACCTTTCTCCCACAGTGGCGCCTACTCGCTGACCCTGCAAGGGCTGGGCATCAGCTGGCTGGGGCTGCGCTCGCTGCGGGAACTGGGCAGTGGACTGGCCCTCATCCACCATAACACCCGCCTCTGCTTCGTGCACACGGTGCCCTGGGACCAGCTCTTCCGGAACCCGCACCAAGCTCTGCTCCACACTGCCAACCGGCCAGAGGACGAGTGTGGTAAGACAGGGAGCCCAGTGTGTGCGCTCCCCATCTGCCAGCACACAGCAGTGCCCAGGGGGCCCTGGCAGCAGCGTTCTTGGACTTGTGCAGACTGCCCATCCCTGTGCACCCTTCTTGACTCAGCACAGCTCTGGCTGGCTTGGCCTCTTGGCATGGCTTCTCTAGCTGGGTCCTACCTGCCTTGgcatccttccctccccctctgtTTCTGAAATCTCAGAACTCTTCCTTTCCCTACATCGGCCCCACCTGTCCCCACCCCTCCAGCCCACAGCCATGCCCACAGCCAGTTCCCTGGTTCACTTGGACCTGGGGCCTCCCCTAAAAGTCCCCTGCGGTCCCTTCCTCCTCACTGCAGTGGGCGAGGGCCTGGCCTGCCACCAGCTGTGCGCCCGAGGGCACTGCTGGGGTCCAGGGCCCACCCAGTGTGTCAACTGCAGCCAGTTCCTTCGGGGCCAGGAGTGCGTGGAGGAATGCCGAGTACTGCAGGGGTATGAGGGGCGGAGGAGAGGGGTGGCTGGAGGGGTGCATGGGGCTCCTCTCAGACCCCCTCACCACTGTCCCTTCTCTCAGGCTCCCCAGGGAGTATGtgaatgccaggcactgtttgcCGTGCCACCCTGAGTGTCAGCCCCAGAATGGCTCAGTGACCTGTTTTGGACCGGTGAGCTGCTGGCGGGCTCAGAGCTGGGTGGAGGT containing:
- the ERBB2 gene encoding receptor tyrosine-protein kinase erbB-2 isoform X4 produces the protein MELAALCRWGLLLALLPPGAASTQVCTGTDMKLRLPASPETHLDMLRHLYQGCQVVQGNLELTYLPTNASLSFLQDIQEVQGYVLIAHNQVRQVPLQRLRIVRGTQLFEDNYALAVLDNGDPLNNTTPVTGASPGGLRELQLRSLTEILKGGVLIERNPQLCYQDTILWKDIFHKNNQLAVTLIDTNRSRACHPCSSVCKGSRCWGESSEDCQSLTRTVCAGGCARCKGPLPTDCCHEQCAAGCTGPKHSDCLACLHFNHSGICELHCPALVTYNTDTFESMPNPEGRYTFGASCVTACPYNYLSTDVGSCTLVCPLHNQEVTAEDGTQRCEKCSKPCARVCYGLGMEHLREVRAVTSANIQEFAGCKKIFGSLAFLPESFDGDPASNTAPLQPEQLRVFETLEEITGYLYISAWPDSLPDLSVFQNLQVIRGRILHNGAYSLTLQGLGISWLGLRSLRELGSGLALIHHNTRLCFVHTVPWDQLFRNPHQALLHTANRPEDECVGEGLACHQLCARGHCWGPGPTQCVNCSQFLRGQECVEECRVLQGLPREYVNARHCLPCHPECQPQNGSVTCFGPEADQCVACAHYKDPPFCVARCPSGVKPDLSYMPIWKFPDEEGTCQPCPINCTHSCVDLDDKGCPAEQRASPLTSIISAVVGILLVVVLGVVFGILIKRRQQKIRKYTMRRLLQETELVEPLTPSGAMPNQAQMRILKETELRKVKVLGSGAFGTVYKGIWIPDGENVKIPVAIKVLRENTSPKANKEILDEAYVMAGVGSPYVSRLLGICLTSTVQLVTQLMPYGCLLDHVRENRGRLGSQDLLNWCMQIAKGMSYLEDVRLVHRDLAARNVLVKSPNHVKITDFGLARLLDIDETEYHADGGKVPIKWMALESILRRRFTHQSDVWSYGVTVWELMTFGAKPYDGIPAREIPDLLEKGERLPQPPICTIDVYMIMVKCWMIDSECRPRFRELVSEFSRMARDPQRFVVIQNEDLGPASPLDSTFYRSLLEDDDMGDLVDAEEYLVPQQGFFCPDPAPGVGGMVHHRHRSSSTRNM